The Impatiens glandulifera chromosome 3, dImpGla2.1, whole genome shotgun sequence genome contains a region encoding:
- the LOC124929886 gene encoding B3 domain-containing protein REM20-like, translated as MNLTRQLEYTPAFSSFFKFYLGYMSTNTLQIPTGFVAQMRGLVPKKCILRNDKGKCWRINVEMVGQDMFFTKGWSVFVLENSLDDGHLLVFYYDGEMTFNFTHYDHSACEVEEEEEKSTKRKKWHTCFSSSSIFKYGLVKTPENPFFVTKLQRKKPNGLHVPADIMRNYGIKLPSTVLMIDQEGRQIYTEVVTWTDGRTRIVEGWKLFVRNNNLNEEDRCICEIVVNDDQPPQVLFLKMTVLRAGSWLPKLIGRHNN; from the exons ATGAATCTCACGAGACAACTCGAGTACACTCCGGCATTTTCATCCTTCTTCAAGTTCTATTTGGGATATATGAGCACTAATACTTTG CAAATTCCCACAGGTTTTGTTGCACAAATGAGAGGACTCGTACCGAAAAAATGTATCTTGAGAAATGATAAAGGAAAATGTTGGAGGATCAATGTTGAAATGGTGGGACAAGACATGTTTTTCACAAAGGGGTGGTCAGTATTTGTCTTAGAGAACTCACTTGACGATGGTCATTTACTAGTTTTTTACTATGATGGGGAAATGACTTTCAACTTTACGCACTATGATCATTCGGCATGTGAggtcgaagaagaagaagaaaagtcgACTAAGAGGAAGAAGTGGCATacttgtttttcttcttcttcaatcttcAAATACGGGCTTGTTAAGACTCCGGAAAACCCTTTTTTCGTGACGAAACTTCAAAGAAAGAAACCAAATGGACTG CATGTTCCTGCTGATATAATGAGAAACTATGGCATTAAGCTTCCTTCAACAGTTTTGATGATCGATCAAGAAGGGAGGCAAATCTATACGGAGGTGGTGACGTGGACAGATGGGAGGACGAGGATTGTGGAGGGATGGAAGTTATTTGTGAGGAACAACAACCTTAACGAAGAAGACAGGTGCATTTGTGAGATCGTGGTCAACGATGATCAACCACCGCAAGTACTCTTCTTGAAGATGACGGTTCTTCGAGCTGGTTCATGGCTTCCCAAATTAATAGGCcgtcataataattaa
- the LOC124931967 gene encoding probable polyol transporter 4, producing MDLHENREASNKYTRMDAIIVEEEEDNPLSLHNRSIDIKKYVMACAVFASLNSVLLGYDVGVMSGAILFIRDDLKITEVQEEVLVGILSVVSLIGSLAGGKTSDSIGRKWTMAFAAIVFQAGASVMALAPSFSILLSGRILAGIGIGFGIMIAPVYIAEISPSVARGSLTSFPEIFINLGILLGYVSNYTFSGLSVHLSWRIMLGVGIVPSIFIGFALFVIPESPRWLVMQNRVDEARIVLLKTIETEKEVDERLDEIRLAAEKHEAKPVWNELINPSTGVRKMLIAGCGIQLFQQITGIDATVYYSPTIFKNAGIESESELLAVTVAVGFTKTVFILVAIILIDRVGRKPLLYVSTIGMTSCLFALGLTLSFLENSTAGVVLAIIFVCGNVAFFSVGIGPICWVLSSEVFPLRLRAQASALGAIGGRVGSGIVAMSFLSISNTITVGGTFLLFGVISCVAVAFVYKCVPETKGKSLEEIEMMFCNEVEPELELEDLEQLVRK from the exons ATGGATCTCCATGAAAATAGGGAAGCTAGCAATAAATACACAAGAATGGATGCAATAatagtagaagaagaagaagataatccCCTTTCTTTGCACAATAGATCAATCGACATCAAGAAATACGTAATGGCCTGTGCCGTTTTCGCTTCTCTCAACTCTGTTCTCCTTGGATATG ATGTGGGTGTTATGAGTGGAGCAATTCTATTCATTCGCGACGATTTAAAGATAACAGAGGTACAAGAAGAAGTTCTCGTCGGAATCCTCAGTGTAGTTTCCCTTATTGGGAGTTTAGCAGGTGGAAAAACATCTGATTCAATTGGCAGAAAATGGACCATGGCTTTTGCCGCCATTGTTTTCCAAGCAGGCGCCTCTGTTATGGCTCTCGCCCCTTCTTTCTCTATTCTACTTTCCGGCAGAATTCTCGCCGGAATCGGTATCGGATTTGGTATCATGATCGCCCCCGTTTACATCGCCGAGATTTCCCCTTCTGTCGCCAGAGGATCACTCACATCATTCCCGGAAATTTTCATAAACCTCGGCATCCTTCTCGGATACGTCTCCAATTACACTTTTTCAGGACTCTCGGTCCATTTAAGCTGGAGAATCATGCTCGGAGTCGGAATCGTTCCGTCAATTTTCATCGGTTTTGCGCTTTTTGTGATTCCTGAATCTCCTAGATGGTTGGTGATGCAAAACCGTGTTGACGAAGCTAGAATCGTGTTGTTGAAAACGATTGAGACGGAAAAAGAAGTAGACGAAAGGCTAGACGAGATACGTTTGGCTGCTGAAAAGCACGAAGCGAAACCAGTTTGGAATGAGTTGATAAATCCTTCAACCGGCGTTCGGAAAATGTTAATCGCCGGCTGTGGAATACAGTTGTTTCAACAGATAACCGGGATCGATGCAACGGTCTATTACAGTCCCACGATCTTCAAGAACGCCGGTATCGAGAGCGAATCGGAGCTTCTCGCAGTGACGGTTGCTGTCGGGTTTACGAAAACAGTCTTCATTTTGGTGGCAATAATCTTAATCGATAGAGTTGGAAGGAAGCCTTTGCTCTACGTGAGTACGATCGGCATGACCAGTTGTTTGTTTGCCCTAGGTTTAACCCTATCCTTCCTAGAAAACAGCACTGCAGGCGTTGTTTTGGCGATTATATTCGTTTGCGGGAATGTCGCGTTTTTCTCAGTTGGGATCGGGCCTATATGTTGGGTCTTGTCGTCTGAAGTATTTCCTCTGAGGCTAAGGGCTCAGGCGTCGGCTCTTGGGGCCATTGGGGGTAGGGTCGGGAGTGGGATAGTCGCGATGTCGTTCCTTTCAATATCGAATACAATTACAGTTGGGGGAACGTTTCTTCTATTTGGGGTGATTTCTTGTGTTGCTGTTGCCTTTGTGTATAAGTGCGTTCCCGAGACCAAAGGGAAGTCCTTGGAGGAAATTGAGATGATGTTTTGTAATGAAGTGGAACCCGAGTTAGAGCTCGAAGATTTAGAACAGCTAGTACGAAAGTAA
- the LOC124931966 gene encoding wings apart-like protein 2 — MKDSGYSDSDEDSLSHGSSQDMFTFDPLKSLGFEASSSRNISGDLESGHGNFKKLKQAKNVKPNGANLSTVDEINFAIDGLRSGQSLRIRRTSLLSLLSICSTIQQRRSLRSHGMAKTMIDSILGINLDDPHCNLAAAALFHVLTSDDKNDRILDSPSSIRFLIKLLKQHSSGPGKSQSLSIGNRILAVGSKGDDSTSSAIVQKVEEILDAINSSNGNVHAIRKLEQRAKWIALLTMEKACLSTISTEDATISGRKSGGNFKEKLREFGGLDAVFEITRDCHSILERWLKQASSKNQELKENADPESLLLLLQCLKVVENATIFSKNNQDHLLGLRGSFTHPKSPESFIKLIISAIGILSGLSLLKNSMDSESLNAPFAWIQTDDVPSTTDNRDCTAISRKKFGIPESTRWLPARCSGKTKSTSNSSEYEKSELVEGSQDPFAFDDLEFKPSKWEGESRGQVVKKNQNGTKRRSRNGHNQVKLDNHGNDHPDVSSSSAQPKLGNQGNGHPDVSSSSAFDEETQNLLADCLLDAVKALMNVTNENPLGCSQIAANGGLEILALLLAGHFPLFTSSAHLFADTSENTSLTVEDGSKIDKHLSEQELNLLVAILGLLVNLVEKDGHNRMRLAAAVIPLPSRLKRVGKKKTHGNVVPLLCSVFLENQGAGEAAEEGKAAAINWDDEEAFLQGEKEAEMMIVEAYAALLLAFLSTQSKEIRNSIVKCLPDNNLAVLVPVLERFVEFHMMLNVISAETHAAVLEVIESCRK; from the exons ATGAAAGATAGTGGCTACTCAGACTCCGACGAGGATTCTTTATCCCATGGGAGCTCTCAAGACATGTTCACTTTCGACCCATTAAAATCCCTAGGTTTTGAAGCGAGTTCGTCCCGAAACATTAGCGGCGATCTCGAGAGTGGTCATGGGAATTTCAAGAAATTGAAGCAGGCGAAAAATGTGAAACCCAATGGTGCAAATCTTAGTACAGTTGATGAGATTAATTTTGCTATAGATGGATTAAGGTCAGGCCAGTCTCTTCGAATTCGCAGGACAAGTTTACTGTCATTGTTATCTATTTGTAGCACAATTCAGCAGCGACGGTCGCTAAGATCACATGG GATGGCGAAAACAATGATTGATTCCATTTTAGGAATCAACCTTGATGATCCTCACTGTAATCTGGCAGCAGCAGCTCTGTTCCATGTCTTGACTAGTGAT GACAAGAACGATCGAATTTTGGACTCACCAAGTTCTATCCGTTTTCTGATAAAATTGTTGAAACAACATTCCTCCGGTCCTGGTAAAAGCCAATCATTGAGTATAGGAAATAGAATTCTAGCAGTTGGGAGTAAAGGAGATGATTCTACTTCCAGTGCAATTGTGCAAAAGGTTGAGGAGATTCTTGATGCAATAAATTCAAGCAATGGAAATGTGCACGCGATTAGAAAACTCGAACAGAGAGCAAAATGGATAGCTTTGTTGACAATGGAGAAAGCATGCTTATCGACAATTTCTACAGAAG ATGCCACCATCTCTGGGAGGAAGTCTGGAGGCAACTTCAAGGAAAAGTTACGCGAGTTTGGTGGACTTGACGCAGTATTTGAGATCACTCGAGATTGTCATTCCATTTTGgag AGGTGGTTAAAGCAAGCTTCTTCCAAGAATCaagaattaaaagaaaatgcTGATCCTGaaagtcttcttcttctattgCAATGTCTTAAAGTTGTTGAAAATGCTACTATCTTTAGTAAGAACAATCAG GATCATCTGCTTGGATTGAGAGGGAGCTTTACCCATCCAAAGTCTCCTGAATCTTTCATAAAGCTCATTATAAGTGCTATCGGGATTCTCTCAG GTCTCTCTTTGTTGAAGAATTCCATGGATTCTGAGAGCCTGAATGCTCCTTTTGCTTGGATTCAAACTGACGATGTTCCTTCTACAACAGATAACCGAg ACTGCACAGCAATATCAAGGAAGAAATTTGGAATACCTGAAAGTACTCGATGGTTACCAGCTCGGTGCTCAGGGAAGACTAAATCAACTTCTAATTCTTCTGAATATGAAAAGTCCGAACTTGTAGAAGGCTCCCAGGATCCTTTTGCTTTTGATGATCTTGAATTTAAACCATCCAAATGGGAAGGAGAATCCCGAGGGCAGgtagttaaaaaaaatcaaaacggCACAAAAAGGCGCAGCAGAAATGGACATAACCAAGTGAAACTAGATAACCATGGAAACGATCATCCTGATGTGTCAAGTTCATCTGCCCAACCGAAATTAGGTAACCAGGGAAATGGTCATCCTGATGTATCAAGTTCATCTGCTTTTGATGAGGAAACTCAAAACCTTTTAGCCGATTGCCTCCTTGATGCTGTCAAG GCATTGATGAATGTGACAAACGAGAACCCCCTAGGATGTAGTCAAATTGCTGCAAACGGTGGACTGGAGATCCTAGCATTGTTGCTTGCTGGACATTTTCCATTGTTTACATCTTCTGCACATTTATTTGCGGACACTAGTGAGAACACATCGTTGACTGTGGAGGATGGCTCGAAGATCGACAAGCACCTATCTGAACAAGAGTTGAATCTTCTTGTGGCAATTCTGGGGCTGCTTGTTAATCTAGTAGAAAAAGATGGCCACAACAG AATGAGACTGGCTGCGGCTGTAATTCCATTGCCCTCTAGATTGAAAAGAGTGGGAAAGAAGAAAACGCATGGGAATGTAGTTCCATTACTATGCTCCGTCTTCTTGGAAAACCAGGGGGCGGGTGAGGCAGCTGAAGAAGGAAAGGCTGCTGCTATCAATTGG GATGATGAAGAAGCTTTCTTGCAAGGAGAGAAAGAAGCTGAGATGATGATTGTAGAAGCTTATGCTGCTCTTCTTCTTGCTTTTCTTTCTACTCAAAG CAAGGAGATACGGAATTCTATCGTCAAATGTCTTCCAGATAACAACTTGGCTGTTCTTGTCCCGGTTTTAGAGAGATTTGTG GAGTTCCATATGATGTTGAACGTAATCTCGGCGGAGACTCACGCTGCTGTTCTTGAAGTAATTGAATCGtgtcgaaaatga